One genomic window of Candidatus Binatia bacterium includes the following:
- a CDS encoding KH domain-containing protein, with translation MFDLVDFLARSLVLHPDSVIVRQNSAEAQTSFELRVHKEDLGRVIGKQGRTAKSLRTILNAAASRVQQKASLEIIEE, from the coding sequence TTGTTCGATCTCGTCGACTTCCTGGCCCGCAGCCTCGTGCTGCATCCGGATTCCGTAATCGTCCGCCAGAACTCGGCCGAGGCGCAGACCAGCTTCGAGCTGCGCGTCCACAAGGAAGACCTCGGTCGCGTGATCGGCAAGCAGGGCCGCACGGCCAAGAGCCTTCGCACCATCCTCAACGCTGCCGCTTCGCGCGTCCAGCAGAAGGCTTCCCTCGAAATCATTGAGGAATGA
- the rpsP gene encoding 30S ribosomal protein S16, producing the protein MSVKIRLSRHGGKKKPFYRVVVADERAPRDGRNLALVGTYNPLVEPAKIQLDAEKIGSWLKKGAKPTPIVAKLMKQAGLPA; encoded by the coding sequence ATGTCCGTCAAGATCCGACTGTCCCGCCACGGCGGCAAGAAGAAGCCCTTTTACCGGGTTGTCGTCGCCGACGAGCGCGCGCCTCGCGACGGCCGCAACCTCGCGCTGGTGGGCACCTACAACCCCCTGGTCGAACCTGCCAAGATCCAGCTCGACGCGGAGAAAATCGGCTCATGGCTGAAGAAGGGCGCGAAGCCGACACCGATCGTGGCCAAGTTGATGAAGCAGGCGGGACTGCCGGCCTGA
- a CDS encoding RNA methyltransferase, which translates to MADLLVALVHYPVYDRNGDIVTSAITPIDVPDIARSCRTYGVAGFYVVSPVDALRGLVHRVIRHWEGDGPKDYNPSRNEALALVRLESDLEGVGIDVERRYGCLPRLFATSARALERSVSFPSMREHLAAPGPPWLMLLGTGSGLADEVVGRCEAIVEPIHGPGDYNHLSVRAAAAVLLDRLKSPR; encoded by the coding sequence GTGGCTGATCTGCTGGTCGCGCTCGTCCATTACCCCGTCTACGACCGCAACGGCGACATCGTGACGAGCGCGATCACTCCGATCGACGTTCCCGACATCGCAAGAAGCTGTCGCACGTACGGCGTTGCCGGCTTCTACGTCGTCTCGCCGGTCGATGCGCTGCGCGGCCTGGTCCACCGCGTGATCCGCCACTGGGAAGGCGACGGGCCGAAGGACTACAACCCGAGCCGCAACGAGGCGCTCGCGCTGGTGCGGCTCGAGTCCGATCTCGAAGGCGTAGGCATTGACGTCGAGCGGCGCTACGGCTGCCTGCCGCGTCTTTTTGCGACCAGTGCGCGCGCGTTGGAGCGGTCCGTTTCGTTCCCGTCGATGCGCGAACACCTGGCGGCGCCGGGGCCGCCGTGGCTGATGCTGCTCGGTACCGGCTCCGGGCTGGCCGACGAGGTGGTTGGCCGCTGCGAGGCAATTGTCGAGCCAATTCACGGGCCCGGCGACTACAATCACCTTTCGGTCCGGGCCGCCGCGGCAGTGCTCCTTGACCGGCTGAAAAGTCCGCGGTAG
- a CDS encoding glutathione S-transferase family protein, translating to MNEIIQHDINQHDIILHHYPLSLFAEKIRRILAYKKVAWRSVEEPNMMPKPELTSLTGGYRKIPVMQIGADIYCDTACIARRLEELFPDPACIPADLGGQVAMIEDWADHRFSGQVVPAVIVEILPGLPDGILDDRAAMSPLLSKQSLTMMAPHTRSQSLLSMDELESVLRERPWLAGDQFTLADAACYHPLWFLRYASHLYEAVEARPALAQWVQRIDAFGPGDVTPMRRDEALRIAKVATPVDLRVVEGMSMGDVRVGDTVAIRADDIGSEQSRGVVRRITPSEITIVREDDELGEVAVHFPRSGFVVTT from the coding sequence ATGAACGAGATCATTCAGCACGACATCAACCAGCACGACATCATCCTGCACCACTATCCGCTGTCGCTGTTCGCCGAGAAGATCCGGCGCATCCTTGCATACAAGAAGGTCGCATGGCGCTCGGTCGAGGAGCCGAACATGATGCCGAAGCCGGAGCTGACATCGCTCACCGGCGGGTACCGCAAGATCCCGGTGATGCAGATCGGCGCCGACATCTACTGCGACACCGCGTGCATCGCACGCCGTCTCGAGGAGCTGTTTCCCGATCCGGCCTGCATTCCGGCCGATCTGGGCGGCCAGGTCGCGATGATCGAGGACTGGGCCGACCACCGTTTCAGCGGCCAGGTCGTGCCCGCGGTGATCGTCGAGATCCTGCCGGGGCTTCCCGACGGCATCCTCGATGACCGCGCCGCGATGTCGCCGCTGCTGTCGAAGCAGTCGCTGACGATGATGGCTCCGCACACGCGCAGCCAGTCGCTGCTGTCGATGGATGAGCTGGAAAGCGTGCTGCGCGAGCGGCCGTGGCTTGCCGGCGACCAGTTCACGCTCGCGGACGCAGCCTGTTACCACCCGCTGTGGTTCCTGCGCTACGCATCTCATCTGTACGAAGCGGTCGAAGCGAGACCTGCACTGGCGCAGTGGGTGCAGCGCATCGATGCATTCGGTCCGGGAGACGTGACGCCGATGCGAAGGGACGAGGCGCTTCGCATCGCGAAGGTCGCCACGCCGGTCGACCTTCGCGTAGTCGAGGGCATGTCGATGGGCGACGTGCGTGTCGGCGATACCGTCGCCATTCGTGCGGACGACATCGGATCGGAGCAGTCGCGTGGTGTCGTGCGACGCATCACGCCGAGCGAGATCACGATCGTGCGCGAGGACGACGAGCTCGGTGAGGTTGCGGTGCATTTCCCCCGCTCCGGCTTCGTCGTGACGACGTAG
- a CDS encoding nitroreductase family protein, translating to MDFRQTIETTGTCRFFRSDPVPLEVLRRVLDAARWAPTGGNRQGVRFVVVRDAAKRKAIRDLYVPLWEQYASRATVKPGAPMPRLLANADHMARQLDKVPVLIVVCAQTADLMATDRHLDRVSVVAGASIYPSVQNLLLAARTEDLGTALTTLLCAVEPKMKELLSIPDGVATAAMIPLGYPEKDFPKKLARKPVEEIAFGDRYGAALF from the coding sequence ATGGACTTCCGCCAGACGATCGAAACCACCGGCACCTGCCGCTTTTTCCGCAGCGATCCGGTACCGCTGGAGGTGCTCCGGCGCGTCCTCGACGCCGCTCGCTGGGCGCCGACCGGCGGCAATCGCCAGGGCGTGCGCTTCGTCGTCGTGCGGGACGCGGCAAAACGGAAAGCCATTCGCGACCTGTACGTGCCGCTCTGGGAGCAGTACGCATCGCGAGCGACGGTGAAGCCCGGCGCTCCGATGCCTCGCCTCCTCGCCAACGCCGATCACATGGCGCGGCAACTCGACAAGGTTCCGGTGCTCATCGTCGTCTGCGCCCAGACCGCCGACCTGATGGCCACCGACCGACACCTCGATCGCGTGTCGGTGGTCGCCGGCGCATCGATCTATCCGTCGGTGCAGAACCTGCTGCTCGCCGCGCGCACCGAGGACCTCGGTACCGCGCTGACGACGCTGCTGTGTGCCGTGGAGCCGAAGATGAAGGAACTGCTGTCGATTCCCGACGGCGTCGCCACCGCAGCGATGATTCCGCTCGGATACCCCGAGAAGGATTTTCCGAAAAAGCTGGCGCGCAAGCCGGTCGAAGAGATCGCATTCGGCGACCGCTACGGCGCCGCGTTGTTCTGA
- a CDS encoding carboxymuconolactone decarboxylase family protein gives MSHQAPVAAQSGTPRVAPAEPPWSGQTGAWLAKIMPAGVEPLLLFRTLAVNERVFGRVMAGGLLDRGSITLREREIVIDRTTWRCGSEYEWGVHVTFFGARVGFSDEEIAGLCAEDPAASGFSAREQLLMKLCDELHATATVSEALWADLAAEFSAEQLVELVVLAGLYHVISFATNAFALENEAFGARFPRRSGGA, from the coding sequence GTGAGCCACCAAGCCCCCGTCGCTGCCCAATCCGGTACGCCGCGCGTCGCGCCCGCCGAGCCGCCCTGGTCCGGGCAGACCGGCGCGTGGCTCGCGAAGATCATGCCCGCGGGAGTCGAGCCGCTGCTTCTGTTCCGCACGCTGGCTGTCAACGAGAGGGTCTTCGGCCGCGTCATGGCCGGCGGCCTTCTCGACCGCGGCAGCATCACGCTGCGCGAGCGCGAGATCGTCATCGATCGCACGACGTGGCGCTGCGGCTCCGAGTATGAGTGGGGCGTGCACGTCACGTTCTTCGGCGCCAGGGTCGGCTTTTCGGACGAAGAGATCGCCGGGCTTTGTGCCGAGGATCCGGCAGCCTCGGGATTTTCGGCGCGCGAGCAGCTCTTGATGAAGCTGTGCGACGAGCTGCATGCGACCGCGACGGTGAGCGAGGCGCTGTGGGCAGATCTGGCGGCCGAATTCTCCGCGGAGCAGCTCGTCGAGCTCGTCGTGCTCGCCGGCCTCTACCACGTGATCTCGTTCGCGACCAATGCCTTCGCGCTCGAGAACGAGGCGTTCGGCGCGCGGTTTCCGCGCCGCTCCGGCGGCGCCTGA
- a CDS encoding arylsulfatase: MTILRPLVHATLALAVCTAATGVFATDAAAQTKPNILYVMADDLGWKDVGFHGSDIKTPSLDKLAAEGARLEQYYAQPMCTPTRAALMTGRYPFRYGLQTVVIPSGHTYGLPTDEWLLPQALKEAGYQTAIIGKWHLGHGDQKYWPRQRGFDFQYGPLIGELDYFTHEQHGVVDWFRDNNRVVEPGYTTTLLGNAAVKLVEVHDKATPLFLYLAFNAPHTPYQAPPEYLARYASIADPSRRAYAASITAMDDQIARVLDALEKQGMRDNTIVVFQSDNGGTRHAMFAGELDMANVKIPCDNGPYREGKGTLYEGGTRVVALANWPGHIKAEEVGGMIHVVDMYPTLAALAGATTAKANPLDGMDVWKTISQGEASPRTELIYNIEAFRAGVREGDWKMIWRTPLPSTVELFNIAEDPSEKNNLAASYPNKVAALEQRANELAASGVPSTLLKIEFGELTKRLKAPPALPGEDFDLDQEP, from the coding sequence ATGACGATCTTGCGACCGCTTGTGCACGCGACGCTCGCGCTCGCCGTCTGTACCGCCGCGACCGGCGTTTTCGCAACGGACGCAGCAGCGCAGACGAAGCCGAACATCCTCTACGTCATGGCCGACGACCTCGGCTGGAAGGACGTCGGCTTCCACGGCTCGGACATCAAGACGCCGAGCCTCGACAAGCTGGCCGCCGAAGGCGCTCGCCTCGAGCAGTACTACGCGCAGCCGATGTGCACGCCGACGCGCGCGGCACTGATGACGGGACGCTATCCGTTCCGTTATGGCCTGCAGACCGTCGTGATTCCGTCGGGGCACACGTACGGCTTGCCGACGGACGAGTGGCTGCTCCCCCAGGCGTTGAAGGAGGCAGGCTACCAGACCGCGATCATCGGCAAGTGGCACCTCGGGCACGGCGACCAGAAGTACTGGCCGCGCCAGCGCGGCTTCGACTTCCAGTACGGCCCGCTGATCGGTGAGCTCGACTACTTCACCCACGAGCAGCACGGGGTGGTGGACTGGTTTCGCGACAACAACAGGGTCGTCGAGCCCGGCTATACGACGACGCTGCTCGGTAATGCAGCTGTCAAGCTCGTCGAGGTCCACGACAAAGCGACACCACTGTTTCTCTACCTGGCCTTCAACGCGCCCCACACGCCGTACCAGGCCCCGCCGGAGTATCTGGCTCGCTACGCGAGCATCGCGGATCCCTCGCGGCGTGCCTACGCCGCCAGCATCACCGCGATGGACGACCAGATCGCGCGCGTGCTCGACGCGCTCGAGAAGCAGGGGATGCGCGACAACACGATCGTCGTGTTCCAGAGCGACAACGGCGGCACCCGCCACGCGATGTTCGCCGGCGAGCTGGACATGGCCAACGTCAAGATCCCCTGCGACAACGGGCCCTATCGCGAAGGCAAAGGCACGCTCTACGAGGGCGGTACCCGGGTCGTCGCGCTCGCCAACTGGCCCGGCCACATCAAGGCCGAGGAAGTCGGAGGCATGATCCACGTCGTCGACATGTATCCGACCCTGGCGGCGCTGGCCGGCGCGACCACCGCCAAGGCGAATCCGCTGGACGGAATGGACGTCTGGAAAACGATCAGCCAGGGCGAAGCTTCGCCGCGAACCGAGCTCATCTACAACATCGAAGCGTTTCGCGCCGGCGTGCGCGAGGGCGACTGGAAGATGATCTGGCGAACGCCGCTGCCGTCCACCGTCGAGCTCTTCAACATCGCCGAGGATCCCTCCGAGAAGAACAACCTCGCGGCCAGCTATCCCAACAAGGTCGCGGCGCTCGAGCAGAGGGCGAACGAGCTGGCAGCCAGCGGCGTGCCTTCGACGCTGCTGAAGATCGAGTTCGGCGAGCTCACCAAGCGCCTCAAGGCTCCGCCGGCCCTGCCAGGCGAGGATTTCGACCTCGACCAGGAGCCCTGA
- the trmD gene encoding tRNA (guanosine(37)-N1)-methyltransferase TrmD, giving the protein MFFDVITLFPEFITAGAHVGVLGRALEAGLVTVRAHQLRDYTGGSPHPVDDSPYGGGPGMVMRVEPIYAAVDDVAARFSPAHRILLTPQGSPFTQAAARRLAEHASLLLFCGRYEGVDERVRPLFDEEISIGDYVLTGGELGALVVIDAVSRLVPGVLGSSASSSAESFSDPELLEYPQYTRPAQFRGMSVPSVLTSGNHAEIERWRREQSATRTEARRPDLAQRRRG; this is encoded by the coding sequence ATGTTCTTCGACGTCATCACGCTGTTTCCCGAGTTCATCACCGCCGGCGCCCATGTCGGTGTTCTCGGCCGCGCTCTCGAAGCCGGCCTCGTCACCGTACGCGCCCACCAGCTTCGCGACTACACCGGCGGAAGTCCGCATCCGGTGGACGACTCGCCGTACGGTGGGGGCCCGGGCATGGTGATGCGCGTCGAGCCGATCTATGCGGCGGTCGACGACGTCGCCGCGCGCTTCTCGCCGGCGCATCGAATCCTGCTGACGCCGCAGGGCAGTCCGTTCACGCAGGCCGCGGCGCGGCGCCTTGCGGAACATGCTTCGCTGCTGCTCTTCTGCGGCCGCTACGAAGGCGTCGACGAGAGAGTACGGCCTCTTTTCGACGAGGAAATCTCGATCGGCGACTACGTGCTGACGGGCGGCGAGCTCGGCGCGCTCGTCGTCATCGACGCGGTGTCGCGCCTGGTGCCGGGCGTACTCGGCAGCTCGGCCTCGTCGTCCGCGGAAAGCTTCAGCGATCCGGAGCTCCTCGAATATCCGCAGTACACCAGGCCCGCGCAGTTTCGCGGCATGTCGGTGCCGAGCGTCCTTACGTCCGGCAATCACGCCGAGATCGAGCGATGGCGCCGCGAGCAGTCCGCGACGCGCACGGAGGCGCGCCGGCCCGATCTCGCACAGAGGCGCCGTGGCTGA
- a CDS encoding helix-turn-helix domain-containing protein codes for MARSSSLEPEPSPPRRAARGSRTGRPVMALLDLLGRRWSLRVLWELRSGRRTFRDLCKACEGVSPGSLNLRLHELREARLIDLEEGEGFGLAPLGTELVERFLPLVEWSERWARAARSHR; via the coding sequence ATGGCCCGAAGCTCGTCCCTGGAACCCGAACCATCTCCGCCGCGCCGCGCTGCGCGCGGATCGCGCACCGGCCGGCCGGTCATGGCCCTGCTCGACCTCCTCGGCAGACGCTGGTCGCTTCGCGTGCTGTGGGAGCTTCGCTCGGGACGACGCACCTTCCGCGACCTCTGCAAGGCGTGCGAGGGGGTCAGCCCCGGCTCTCTCAACCTGAGGCTGCACGAGCTTCGCGAGGCGCGGCTGATCGACCTCGAAGAGGGCGAAGGCTTCGGGCTGGCTCCGCTAGGCACGGAGCTCGTCGAGCGATTCCTGCCGCTGGTCGAATGGTCCGAGCGCTGGGCCCGCGCGGCTCGCAGCCATCGCTGA
- the rplS gene encoding 50S ribosomal protein L19 encodes MDVIKALNAEQLRSDIPDFRPGDTLRVHGIIVEGDKERIQVFEGVCIRRSRGGPAATFTVRKSSYGVGVERTFPLHSPRVDKIEVKSRGEVRRSRLFYLRDLSGKAARIRERKVATSS; translated from the coding sequence GTGGACGTCATCAAGGCCCTGAACGCGGAGCAGCTCCGCAGCGACATTCCGGATTTTCGCCCCGGGGACACTTTGCGCGTCCACGGCATCATCGTCGAGGGCGACAAGGAGCGCATCCAGGTCTTCGAGGGCGTCTGCATCCGCCGCTCCCGCGGGGGCCCGGCAGCCACCTTCACCGTGCGCAAGAGCTCGTACGGAGTCGGCGTCGAGAGAACCTTCCCGCTTCATTCGCCCCGCGTCGACAAGATCGAGGTCAAGAGCCGCGGCGAGGTTCGGCGCAGCCGCCTGTTCTACCTGCGCGACCTTTCCGGCAAGGCGGCCCGCATCCGCGAGCGCAAGGTCGCGACCTCGTCCTGA
- the glsA gene encoding glutaminase A produces the protein MSEINSRPPATSPIRRYLERVHEELAPVDDGVVASYIPELTKADPAWFGIAIATADGAVYEVGDTRVPFTIQSISKPLVYGLALEDRGKHTVLSKIGVEPTGDAFNSISLEPATGRPLNPMINAGAIAAASMVAGRSENDRFERVLAVFSMYAGRRLDLDEAVYISEKTTGHRNRAIGHMLRNFEIISEDPDPALDLYFRQCSIRVDCRDLAVMAATLAGGGTNPVTRERVVPAPIVRDLLSVMTTCGMYDYAGEWLYRVGMPAKSGVGGGILAVLPGRLGIGVFSPRLDQRGNSVRGVKTCERLSRDWGLHFLTPPRASMATVRSEYSLASVRSKRQRRTRELEILSEHGRTARVIELHGDIDFAAAETVIRSLLAYHEPPSFVILDFKRVPGVDGAAMRLLIDLVRTLGNDGTRSVLTGTASVHPFVRFAEEQLGSENTAGIRNFAQLEAGIEWCENALLDQWMPTVAADRTCELPDQQLCRGMNAEQIDKLAAYCGRASFGRGSTVVSKGDEADRLFFVVSGECSATLDLASGQQKRLSTLSPGMAFGEAGVLVGGLRTADVRADRKLECLFLTREAFDRMGREEPALQNALLRGLLRVSSAIGVRLTTEVAALEA, from the coding sequence TTGTCCGAGATCAACTCCCGTCCCCCCGCTACCTCCCCGATCCGCCGCTACCTCGAGCGCGTCCATGAAGAGCTCGCCCCCGTCGACGACGGCGTGGTCGCGTCCTACATTCCGGAGCTGACCAAGGCCGACCCGGCCTGGTTCGGCATCGCGATCGCGACCGCGGACGGCGCGGTTTACGAAGTCGGGGATACCCGCGTTCCGTTCACGATCCAGTCGATTTCCAAGCCCTTGGTCTACGGCCTCGCTTTGGAGGATCGCGGCAAGCACACGGTGCTCTCGAAGATCGGAGTGGAGCCGACCGGGGACGCGTTCAACTCGATCAGCCTCGAGCCGGCCACGGGCCGCCCCCTCAACCCGATGATCAACGCAGGAGCGATCGCCGCTGCGTCGATGGTCGCGGGGAGATCCGAAAACGACCGCTTCGAGCGCGTGCTCGCCGTGTTCTCGATGTACGCGGGCCGCCGCCTCGATCTCGACGAGGCGGTCTACATCTCGGAAAAAACCACCGGTCACCGCAACCGCGCCATCGGGCACATGCTGCGCAATTTCGAAATCATCTCGGAGGATCCCGATCCGGCGCTCGACCTCTACTTTCGCCAGTGCTCGATCCGCGTCGACTGCCGCGATCTCGCCGTGATGGCCGCGACGCTCGCTGGCGGCGGCACCAATCCGGTCACCCGCGAGCGAGTGGTGCCCGCTCCGATCGTGCGCGACCTGCTGAGCGTGATGACGACGTGCGGGATGTACGATTACGCCGGCGAATGGCTCTACCGCGTCGGCATGCCGGCCAAGAGCGGGGTCGGCGGCGGCATTCTCGCGGTGCTTCCCGGCCGCCTCGGCATCGGCGTGTTCTCGCCGCGCCTCGACCAGCGCGGCAACAGCGTGCGCGGAGTGAAAACCTGCGAGCGCCTGTCGCGCGACTGGGGCCTGCATTTCCTGACGCCGCCGCGGGCATCGATGGCTACCGTGCGATCGGAGTATTCGCTGGCCAGCGTGCGCTCGAAGAGGCAAAGGCGCACCCGCGAGCTCGAGATTTTGTCCGAGCACGGCCGCACCGCTCGCGTGATCGAGCTGCACGGCGACATCGACTTCGCCGCGGCCGAGACCGTGATCCGCAGCCTGCTCGCGTACCATGAGCCGCCGTCCTTCGTCATCCTCGACTTCAAGCGCGTGCCCGGAGTCGACGGCGCGGCGATGCGCCTGCTCATCGATCTCGTGCGTACGCTCGGCAACGACGGCACGCGCAGCGTGCTCACCGGCACGGCTTCGGTGCACCCGTTCGTTCGATTCGCCGAAGAACAGCTCGGCTCCGAAAATACTGCCGGGATCCGCAATTTCGCCCAGCTCGAAGCCGGCATCGAATGGTGCGAGAACGCGCTGCTCGACCAGTGGATGCCGACCGTCGCGGCGGACCGTACCTGCGAGCTGCCCGACCAGCAGCTCTGTCGCGGGATGAACGCCGAACAGATCGACAAGCTCGCAGCCTACTGTGGACGAGCCAGCTTCGGCCGCGGCTCCACCGTCGTGAGCAAGGGCGACGAGGCCGACCGCCTGTTCTTCGTCGTCTCGGGAGAGTGCAGCGCGACGCTGGACCTGGCGAGCGGGCAGCAGAAGCGCCTCTCGACGCTGTCGCCGGGCATGGCGTTCGGCGAAGCCGGAGTGCTCGTCGGCGGCTTGAGGACGGCCGATGTACGCGCCGACCGGAAACTCGAATGCCTGTTCCTCACGCGCGAGGCGTTCGACCGCATGGGCCGCGAGGAGCCGGCGCTGCAGAACGCGCTGCTGCGCGGTCTTTTGCGCGTCTCCAGCGCGATCGGCGTCCGGCTCACCACCGAGGTCGCGGCGCTGGAAGCGTGA
- a CDS encoding AraC family transcriptional regulator produces MGIRTVHDSPFLKVQDYQCDLGPEDRASVEIHKGFSIAYVREGSFGYRCGGRHHELVAGSLLVGHPGDEFVCTHDHVHGDRCLSVHFDPEAAESLGASVAAMWQSGALPPLSELMVLGELAQAAAGGASEVGVDEAGYLLASRFLEIVAGAATAPAPAADARSRRRAVEAALWIDENSADAVDLDASAGEAGVSPFHFLRTFSKVLGVTPHQYLVRSRLRRAARLLAEEERSVTDVAYEVGFGDLSNFVRTFHRAAGISPLGFRRMARGDRKILQERLGAFAVR; encoded by the coding sequence ATGGGCATCCGGACCGTGCATGACAGCCCGTTCCTCAAGGTCCAGGACTACCAGTGCGATCTGGGGCCCGAGGATCGGGCTTCGGTCGAGATCCACAAGGGATTCTCGATCGCGTACGTGCGCGAAGGCTCGTTCGGATACCGCTGCGGGGGACGACACCACGAGCTCGTTGCCGGTTCCCTTCTCGTCGGCCATCCCGGCGACGAGTTCGTCTGCACCCACGACCACGTCCATGGCGACCGCTGCCTGTCGGTCCATTTCGATCCGGAGGCGGCCGAGAGTCTCGGAGCTTCGGTCGCCGCGATGTGGCAGAGCGGTGCCCTGCCTCCGCTGTCCGAGCTGATGGTGCTCGGCGAGCTGGCCCAGGCCGCCGCCGGCGGCGCCAGCGAAGTCGGCGTCGATGAAGCCGGTTACCTGCTCGCGTCGCGCTTCCTCGAGATCGTTGCAGGCGCCGCCACCGCGCCCGCGCCGGCGGCAGATGCGCGAAGCCGCCGCCGCGCAGTCGAGGCGGCGCTGTGGATCGACGAGAACTCTGCCGATGCGGTGGATCTCGATGCGAGCGCAGGCGAGGCGGGCGTCAGCCCGTTTCATTTCCTGCGCACGTTCTCGAAAGTGCTCGGCGTGACCCCTCACCAGTACCTCGTGCGCTCGCGCCTGCGACGCGCGGCGCGGCTGCTCGCCGAAGAGGAGCGGTCGGTGACCGACGTCGCCTACGAAGTCGGATTCGGCGACTTGTCGAACTTCGTCCGCACCTTCCATCGCGCCGCGGGGATCTCCCCGCTCGGATTTCGCCGGATGGCGCGCGGGGACCGCAAGATTCTCCAAGAACGGCTCGGTGCTTTCGCCGTACGCTGA
- the rimM gene encoding ribosome maturation factor RimM (Essential for efficient processing of 16S rRNA), which yields MRNDPRGVVLGYVARPNGLRGAVVAHVDPSMIPSFVRGLEVTLECRDATQIATKVRSSAPVRGGVRLELDNVSDRSGAEALVGAKIRVERERLGSLAEDEYLDIDLIGLAVVTEDGRELGSIVEVMATGANDIYVVRAEGGSEILVPAVAHALVSVDLEARRVVVVAAALEYGSEPAGTQKP from the coding sequence TTGAGGAATGATCCGCGCGGGGTCGTGCTCGGCTATGTCGCCAGACCCAACGGGCTGCGCGGCGCCGTCGTCGCCCACGTCGATCCGTCCATGATTCCCTCCTTCGTGCGCGGCCTTGAGGTCACTCTCGAGTGCCGCGATGCCACGCAGATTGCCACCAAGGTGCGCAGCTCGGCGCCCGTTCGTGGCGGAGTCCGCCTCGAGCTCGACAACGTCAGTGACCGCAGCGGCGCCGAGGCGCTGGTCGGCGCGAAGATTCGCGTCGAGCGCGAACGTCTCGGGTCTTTGGCCGAAGACGAATACCTCGACATCGACCTCATCGGCCTGGCCGTCGTCACCGAGGACGGGCGCGAGCTTGGATCGATCGTCGAAGTGATGGCGACCGGCGCCAACGATATCTACGTGGTGCGGGCGGAAGGCGGCAGCGAGATCCTCGTGCCTGCCGTTGCCCACGCGCTGGTTTCGGTCGACCTCGAGGCGCGGCGCGTGGTCGTGGTGGCCGCAGCGCTCGAATACGGAAGCGAGCCGGCGGGCACGCAAAAACCGTGA
- a CDS encoding VOC family protein: MFDHIGLKVRNLDASIRFYGAALAPLGHVLCCRDNASAAFGPDGEPALWLLAGDGAPCATHVALRAHDRTGVDAFHRGALEAGGRENGRPGVRGDYGPTYYAAFVVDPDGNNVEAVCTAKA, translated from the coding sequence ATGTTCGACCATATCGGCCTGAAAGTCCGCAACCTCGACGCAAGCATCCGCTTTTACGGGGCAGCGCTGGCGCCGCTCGGCCACGTGCTGTGCTGCCGCGACAACGCCAGCGCCGCCTTTGGCCCCGACGGCGAACCGGCGCTGTGGCTGCTCGCCGGCGACGGCGCGCCGTGCGCCACGCACGTCGCGCTGCGCGCGCATGACCGCACCGGCGTCGACGCCTTCCACCGCGGCGCGCTCGAGGCGGGAGGCCGCGAAAACGGAAGGCCCGGAGTCCGCGGCGACTACGGCCCTACTTACTATGCGGCCTTCGTCGTCGATCCCGATGGCAACAACGTCGAAGCAGTCTGCACCGCGAAGGCCTGA